From Thermogladius calderae 1633, a single genomic window includes:
- a CDS encoding APC family permease: protein MGRLLIKKWRVYTLERGLGWFEVFLWVVANPVASGFTFFTVQMLGTPGLYGGSNLLAYLLAGLVYVPVVLAFMYVALNVQRAAAPYVLISRAVSPVVAFIAIWYYMAASGGLLSLGFLVYYGFKALAGNVLLAGLASGDQLLVDLGVVLNQPLTELYLGVLVVAALFILASVGTRRLKWVLAPIVVTPLLITLAYTVALYLADPGTIYENWARATGLNPVLLEDVALKGALRGVTPLTPAPLAAATGGMMVAALWAYAGLESASFVAGEVKDPVKSYTRGYPLGFLTVFALYLLVPFVVETKLGVSLVASHSYLYYNYRGVLRSLSGRPLVPPSIFVYLSLFTSDKYLILLAGLAAFMWFLNTAYTIWLAAIRILYALAVDKMAPSSLARVTGVRGVPIVANNVVFSFGIVGLLLGCLTVKGLIPVASLLKLFGFSYSILVWLTGLSLAVLPWTRGGFYEGLPFKRRVFETAVGAACFASGWFMLLYSGSNVSLVEVVANSFIGLLALVSLLLVMRRFWAPEAVTT, encoded by the coding sequence ATGGGTAGGCTCTTGATCAAGAAGTGGAGGGTCTACACCCTCGAGCGGGGGCTTGGCTGGTTCGAGGTCTTCCTCTGGGTCGTCGCCAACCCCGTAGCCTCGGGCTTCACCTTCTTCACAGTCCAGATGCTGGGTACGCCCGGGCTCTACGGGGGCTCGAACCTACTGGCCTACCTCCTCGCGGGCCTGGTCTACGTCCCGGTGGTCCTCGCCTTCATGTACGTCGCGCTTAACGTCCAGAGGGCGGCCGCGCCCTACGTGCTGATATCCAGGGCCGTCTCTCCCGTCGTGGCCTTCATTGCGATCTGGTACTACATGGCCGCCAGCGGTGGTCTACTCTCTCTCGGCTTCCTCGTATACTACGGGTTCAAGGCGCTGGCGGGGAACGTCCTCTTGGCTGGGCTCGCCTCCGGCGACCAGCTCCTGGTGGACCTGGGCGTGGTGTTAAACCAGCCTTTGACGGAGCTCTACCTGGGCGTACTAGTTGTAGCGGCACTATTCATCCTCGCGAGCGTGGGGACTAGGCGGCTGAAGTGGGTCCTAGCCCCAATAGTAGTAACGCCGCTGTTAATCACGCTCGCGTACACGGTGGCCCTGTACCTCGCAGACCCTGGCACTATATACGAGAACTGGGCTAGAGCCACCGGTTTAAACCCCGTGCTACTCGAGGACGTCGCGTTGAAGGGGGCCCTCAGAGGGGTGACCCCTCTAACCCCGGCTCCTCTCGCGGCCGCCACCGGTGGTATGATGGTCGCCGCTCTCTGGGCTTACGCGGGGCTGGAGTCGGCCAGCTTCGTAGCCGGCGAGGTCAAAGACCCGGTGAAGTCGTACACGAGGGGCTACCCGCTCGGCTTCCTGACAGTCTTCGCTCTCTACCTCCTAGTCCCCTTCGTCGTCGAGACCAAGCTAGGGGTAAGCCTCGTCGCGTCGCACTCCTACCTCTACTACAACTACCGCGGAGTCTTGAGGAGCCTCAGCGGGAGACCCCTAGTACCCCCGTCGATCTTCGTGTACCTGTCCCTCTTCACCAGCGACAAGTACCTGATACTACTGGCTGGACTAGCGGCTTTCATGTGGTTCCTCAACACAGCTTACACAATCTGGCTGGCAGCAATTAGAATTTTATACGCCCTCGCGGTCGACAAAATGGCGCCTTCGTCGCTGGCAAGGGTGACCGGTGTCAGAGGCGTGCCTATAGTTGCTAACAATGTTGTCTTCTCGTTCGGGATAGTGGGACTCCTCCTAGGCTGCTTGACCGTGAAAGGCCTGATACCAGTCGCGTCTCTCCTGAAGCTCTTCGGCTTCAGTTACAGTATACTCGTCTGGTTGACAGGTCTCTCCCTCGCGGTTCTGCCCTGGACCCGGGGCGGCTTCTACGAGGGCCTACCCTTCAAGAGGCGCGTCTTCGAGACCGCTGTCGGCGCGGCCTGCTTCGCCTCGGGCTGGTTCATGCTGCTCTACTCCGGGTCTAATGTGAGTCTCGTAGAGGTCGTCGCAAACTCCTTCATAGGTCTGCTAGCGCTTGTATCACTGCTACTGGTGATGAGGAGGTTCTGGGCCCCCGAGGCGGTAACTACCTAA
- a CDS encoding signal peptidase I — protein MYPRDLPLLVVAILLSTAFLAPYLGFLPLALSLVAGYSMYPTLKPGDLVLSTAVWLTGFSKGDVVIYCTGLFHCVIHRVVEVAGGTVLTKGDFNPAPDPPFPEKAVKYRAVLVIPLEVWLPLAVFLTTPLFVPLWDLRRLFQPLNLETTLFVLFVTLYAVFTALYVVGQPPYRTVLQAPSLELAGYEISGDYTALTLDYTTFNTTIVGVSNCSISAVGVYPCTFAEVVNGSRVEVGVPTSLYKELFQAGLNYFYVNLTAKLDKGLLIGYYPVHFALLKPAVKVEGCSLLVENTLPFPLENVSVKVTYVNSTWAGLVNLVHSREESFDVTVQPLKTYRLELQGVFDYAYVRVSYYYGNESVVWVGRVESCSH, from the coding sequence ATGTACCCGAGGGACCTGCCCTTACTAGTTGTAGCGATACTCCTGAGCACGGCGTTCCTAGCCCCCTATCTAGGCTTCCTGCCTCTTGCCCTCAGCCTGGTCGCCGGCTACTCTATGTACCCTACTCTCAAGCCGGGCGACTTGGTATTGAGCACCGCCGTCTGGCTGACGGGCTTCTCGAAAGGCGACGTTGTGATCTACTGTACAGGCTTATTCCACTGCGTGATACACAGGGTGGTCGAAGTAGCCGGGGGAACTGTCTTGACGAAGGGGGACTTCAACCCGGCTCCAGACCCGCCATTCCCGGAGAAGGCTGTCAAGTACAGAGCAGTCCTTGTTATACCGCTGGAGGTGTGGCTCCCACTGGCAGTGTTCCTTACGACCCCGCTGTTCGTACCCCTCTGGGATTTGAGGAGACTCTTCCAGCCCCTGAACTTGGAGACCACCTTGTTCGTCCTGTTCGTAACACTCTACGCGGTGTTCACAGCCCTCTACGTGGTGGGCCAGCCGCCCTATAGAACCGTCCTCCAAGCCCCCAGCCTCGAGCTCGCAGGCTACGAGATCTCGGGGGACTACACGGCTCTCACACTGGACTACACGACCTTCAACACTACTATAGTCGGCGTCTCTAACTGCAGTATAAGCGCGGTAGGCGTCTACCCCTGCACCTTCGCAGAGGTGGTCAACGGTAGCAGGGTGGAGGTCGGTGTACCAACAAGCTTGTACAAGGAGCTCTTCCAGGCCGGATTAAACTACTTCTACGTGAACCTGACCGCGAAGCTCGACAAGGGACTCCTCATAGGCTACTACCCGGTACACTTCGCTTTACTCAAGCCAGCGGTGAAGGTAGAGGGCTGTAGCCTGCTCGTGGAGAACACCCTGCCTTTCCCCCTCGAGAACGTCTCGGTAAAAGTCACCTACGTGAACTCCACGTGGGCCGGCCTAGTGAACCTTGTGCACAGCCGGGAGGAGTCCTTTGACGTGACAGTACAGCCTCTGAAGACGTACAGGCTGGAGCTCCAGGGGGTATTCGACTACGCATACGTAAGAGTCTCCTACTACTACGGGAACGAGAGCGTGGTCTGGGTTGGGAGAGTCGAGTCCTGTAGCCACTGA
- a CDS encoding glycosyltransferase family 2 protein — MPDLVSDAIGVVEGLAIAYMAILAIGLTGYILYRPKREGVKASSFEIVVVSKADERVRKSLFETVRYHARRFGGVTLVVDEESPLLPELRRLGHVKLVVVPRWYRRDLVGKGRALNYFIENYVDREKWYVFIDDDNIILDDNFLYEIPYYESRGVFVGNGVLVPRMGRSKLAYVMDWVRFLDDVTLYRFFTGLLGRPLLGLHGELLIVKGRVLKEVGFSYRSITEDFRFSVELVKRGYRTWQSSTRVLIKSPNSIADLIKQRGRWFKGVISDVKHSPLPMKLVVGFRAFFWSLVFTASWAMLPAVLAAGIFWFILPAGLYYASAYLYGSYKAGEPVLVFTIPLFGLIEASARIYGLLAVKDFIVIDKN, encoded by the coding sequence ATGCCGGACCTGGTCAGCGACGCTATAGGGGTTGTCGAGGGGCTAGCCATAGCCTACATGGCTATTCTCGCTATAGGTTTGACGGGCTACATCCTGTACAGGCCTAAGAGGGAGGGCGTGAAGGCGAGCAGCTTCGAGATCGTCGTAGTCTCCAAGGCCGACGAGAGGGTGAGGAAGAGCCTGTTCGAGACGGTCCGCTACCACGCGAGGAGGTTCGGAGGCGTAACGCTGGTAGTAGACGAGGAGTCTCCGCTACTACCCGAGCTGAGGAGGCTCGGGCACGTCAAGCTCGTGGTCGTCCCCAGGTGGTACAGGAGGGACCTCGTCGGTAAGGGGAGGGCCCTCAACTACTTCATCGAAAACTACGTGGACAGGGAGAAGTGGTACGTCTTCATAGACGACGACAACATTATACTAGACGACAACTTCCTCTACGAGATACCCTACTACGAGTCTAGGGGTGTTTTCGTCGGGAACGGCGTCCTCGTGCCGAGGATGGGTAGGAGCAAGCTGGCCTACGTCATGGACTGGGTCAGGTTCCTAGACGACGTAACCCTGTACAGGTTCTTCACAGGCCTGCTCGGGAGGCCGCTCCTAGGGCTACACGGCGAGCTACTCATAGTGAAGGGGAGGGTGTTGAAGGAGGTGGGGTTCAGCTACAGGAGCATCACCGAGGACTTCAGGTTCTCTGTAGAGCTCGTCAAGAGGGGGTACAGGACGTGGCAGAGCAGTACGAGGGTCCTCATCAAGAGCCCCAACAGCATAGCCGACCTGATCAAGCAGAGGGGGAGGTGGTTCAAGGGGGTCATCTCGGACGTCAAGCACAGCCCCCTGCCCATGAAGCTCGTTGTAGGGTTCAGGGCGTTCTTCTGGAGCCTAGTCTTCACCGCGTCCTGGGCGATGCTACCGGCTGTACTGGCAGCAGGTATATTCTGGTTCATACTACCAGCCGGCCTATACTACGCGTCGGCGTACCTCTACGGCTCATACAAGGCTGGAGAGCCCGTACTCGTCTTCACCATCCCCTTATTCGGCTTGATCGAGGCCTCCGCGAGGATCTACGGGCTTCTAGCCGTGAAGGACTTCATCGTCATAGACAAGAATTAA
- a CDS encoding iron-containing alcohol dehydrogenase: MSKVKPFRLKHEEVTLYFGENSLEKAAWFLEGKKKVGIVMGRQSAKVSGALDDLFNILNERGVEHVVFSDVTPNPYLSQALRAGELFWRESVDAVVAVGGGSVIDVAKVASVIAVAGSRFEDLLKGAKPKRKLPLLAVNLTHGTGTEVDRYAVVTVDETKEKHGLSVTYPDVSVDDPRYTLTLSLEQTIYTSLDAFYHAYESATSTVSYPLVETLSYEAIAIIGEKLPRLVNNLKDIGLRTSMLYASMLAGLSIDMASTHLVHGIEHVLSGFEPRLAHGAGLALLGPRVVYYTHKVLPEVSARLLKPINPYIKPVAEDAERAMKSVKAFQERVGFKERLSDYGFTEKDAGRVAEFLFSRLKYMVGNTPFPVTEEVVKDVFLSAL; encoded by the coding sequence GTGAGTAAAGTGAAGCCTTTTAGACTGAAGCACGAAGAAGTGACACTCTATTTCGGGGAGAACTCTCTCGAGAAGGCCGCGTGGTTTCTCGAGGGTAAGAAGAAGGTAGGTATAGTTATGGGCCGCCAGTCGGCAAAGGTCTCCGGTGCCCTCGACGACCTCTTTAATATTCTGAACGAGAGGGGGGTCGAGCACGTTGTCTTCAGCGACGTGACTCCGAACCCGTACCTTAGCCAGGCGCTCCGAGCGGGCGAGCTGTTCTGGCGGGAGAGCGTTGACGCAGTGGTGGCTGTAGGCGGGGGCAGCGTGATCGATGTAGCGAAGGTCGCCTCGGTGATAGCCGTGGCCGGGTCGAGGTTCGAGGACCTACTGAAGGGGGCCAAGCCGAAGAGGAAGCTCCCACTACTCGCCGTCAACCTGACCCACGGCACTGGCACTGAAGTCGACAGGTACGCTGTCGTCACCGTCGACGAGACGAAAGAGAAGCACGGTCTTTCGGTGACCTACCCGGACGTCAGCGTGGACGACCCCAGGTACACCCTTACGCTCAGCTTGGAGCAGACCATTTACACGAGCCTCGATGCTTTCTACCACGCCTACGAGTCCGCTACGTCCACTGTCTCCTACCCCTTAGTCGAGACGCTGTCGTACGAGGCGATCGCGATAATAGGCGAGAAGCTCCCTAGGCTAGTCAACAACTTGAAGGACATAGGTCTAAGGACGAGTATGCTCTACGCTAGTATGCTGGCGGGTCTGAGCATAGACATGGCGTCTACTCACCTCGTCCACGGGATAGAACACGTCCTCAGTGGCTTCGAGCCCAGGCTAGCCCACGGAGCGGGCCTAGCGTTGCTGGGGCCAAGGGTGGTCTACTACACCCACAAGGTTCTCCCAGAGGTGTCCGCGAGGCTACTCAAGCCTATAAACCCGTACATCAAGCCTGTCGCCGAGGACGCCGAGAGGGCTATGAAGAGCGTAAAGGCCTTCCAGGAGCGAGTCGGCTTCAAGGAGAGGCTAAGCGACTACGGCTTCACGGAGAAAGACGCGGGTAGAGTCGCGGAGTTCTTGTTCAGCAGACTGAAGTACATGGTTGGGAACACGCCCTTCCCTGTCACCGAGGAGGTAGTCAAGGACGTGTTCTTGTCGGCTCTGTAG
- a CDS encoding molybdopterin molybdotransferase MoeA, translating into MKGIKELVSIHEAVSRLARVLAKIELDVEEVDVAEAYGRVLAGDVVALVDHPGFDRSAVDGYAVVSSDTYSASVFNPAELELVDAPVIGPGKARPISTGAPLPSGADAVVMEEDVKRVGGKILVYKPVAQGSNVSRRAEDFARGEVLVRAGTVLDFRKIPIIYASGYSTVRVFRRLRVGVVTVGSEVVEPGPGTAGLEGGRVFNSTGYVVLSYLRRLPFIEARYYGVIPDDLHLLADFVTRALALNDIVITTGGTGPSEGDLVYDLVERGGAWVFRGVAMRPGRPTSASVVDGKPVLHLSGFPLAAWVGLEGVFKAALVEAFGLKGLGNLIVYAKLTRRLPNQAGYTTFVRSTLTAGVGGLPLVEPFMLRGSGLLRSLAETNSYIRLEEGSEGFEEGEVVPVYLD; encoded by the coding sequence GTGAAAGGCATTAAAGAGCTGGTCAGCATACACGAGGCTGTCTCTAGACTAGCGAGAGTACTAGCGAAGATAGAGTTGGACGTGGAAGAAGTAGACGTGGCAGAGGCCTATGGTAGAGTCCTAGCAGGCGACGTCGTCGCCTTAGTAGACCACCCGGGCTTCGATAGGAGTGCGGTGGATGGGTACGCGGTCGTCAGCTCCGACACGTATAGTGCCAGCGTGTTCAATCCCGCCGAGCTGGAGTTGGTAGACGCCCCCGTCATAGGCCCTGGTAAGGCTAGACCGATCAGTACCGGCGCACCCCTGCCGAGCGGGGCCGACGCCGTGGTCATGGAGGAAGACGTGAAGAGGGTCGGCGGGAAGATACTCGTGTACAAGCCAGTAGCCCAGGGCTCTAACGTCTCGAGGCGCGCTGAAGACTTCGCTAGAGGCGAGGTCTTGGTCAGGGCTGGAACAGTCCTCGACTTCAGGAAGATACCCATCATATACGCTTCTGGCTACAGCACTGTAAGAGTCTTTAGGAGACTGAGAGTAGGCGTGGTAACTGTAGGTAGCGAGGTCGTCGAGCCCGGCCCCGGCACAGCTGGTTTGGAGGGAGGCCGTGTCTTCAACTCAACGGGATACGTTGTGTTGTCATACTTGAGGAGGCTCCCGTTCATTGAGGCTAGGTACTACGGCGTCATACCCGACGACCTACACCTGCTCGCTGACTTCGTAACCAGGGCGCTCGCGTTGAACGACATTGTCATAACCACCGGGGGAACAGGCCCTAGCGAGGGAGACCTGGTCTACGACCTCGTCGAGAGGGGCGGGGCCTGGGTCTTCAGGGGGGTGGCGATGAGGCCCGGTAGGCCGACCAGTGCTTCGGTGGTCGACGGGAAGCCCGTGCTCCACCTCAGCGGCTTCCCCCTGGCTGCGTGGGTCGGCCTGGAGGGGGTCTTTAAGGCGGCGCTCGTGGAAGCGTTTGGCTTAAAGGGGCTCGGCAACCTGATCGTCTACGCCAAGCTCACGAGGAGACTGCCTAACCAGGCGGGCTACACCACGTTCGTGAGAAGCACGTTGACAGCCGGCGTCGGGGGGCTACCGCTAGTGGAGCCGTTCATGTTGAGGGGTAGCGGGTTGTTGAGAAGCCTAGCGGAGACGAACTCGTACATCAGGTTAGAGGAGGGTAGTGAGGGGTTCGAGGAGGGCGAGGTCGTACCCGTCTACCTTGATTAG
- a CDS encoding oligosaccharide flippase family protein, which translates to MSELEYTVERAGAHALLYAASTIVYLLVQVVTLMVVARLLGPANYGLYNLASIPVSVLSLLTDFGIDAAVLRYSSLYASRGQVCRVASLAKRAFLLKLTLSLSVVAPALLLAEPLGQALSSRSGIGLYVSLYTLVLVPQVLVADAASLMVGLGRAGSRTIVVIAQPLARLAAVLALFSLVGPTVENAILALAVSYVVGITVSLTLVKDVLSSRGCGFEMNEVVGYALTVYTGSVAGAVVARLQSYLLGFITAPMGVVGNSVAGYFNAAYNFLGAIGAVYGALATPLLPLFVHQSKNEEGFKGIVEAVLATLFALTLPLSLISILYSGDVIRTVYGPEYAEAGFYYTVISVSLLLWPFSVVAGSVIQAYGVKRVILLSNTISLVSGVLLYLGLGLTLGVAGLAIASALASIPVLVYQLSYLEGSGFRMEYSKYLKTAVASVLSVLASIPLTMLLALSVARLVLGFTFTALFYSVLLAALNALSDVELSFLVRISRSIPVLGWILGAYVVFYTRLRDFLARLL; encoded by the coding sequence ATGAGCGAGCTAGAGTACACCGTAGAGAGGGCCGGCGCTCACGCCCTCCTCTACGCCGCCTCAACAATCGTCTATCTACTAGTCCAAGTCGTTACACTAATGGTCGTGGCCAGGCTACTTGGTCCTGCCAACTACGGCCTCTACAACCTGGCGTCTATACCCGTAAGCGTGTTGTCGTTGCTCACAGACTTCGGGATAGACGCGGCGGTGCTGAGGTACTCCTCCCTCTACGCTAGTAGAGGGCAGGTCTGCCGGGTCGCCTCGCTGGCTAAGAGAGCGTTCCTACTCAAGCTCACGTTGTCCCTATCGGTTGTAGCCCCGGCTCTCCTACTGGCGGAGCCTCTAGGTCAAGCCCTGAGTAGCAGGAGCGGTATCGGACTCTACGTCTCCCTCTATACTCTCGTGCTAGTCCCCCAAGTACTCGTCGCAGACGCCGCTAGCCTCATGGTCGGCCTGGGGAGGGCGGGGTCCAGGACTATAGTGGTCATAGCCCAACCACTCGCGAGGCTGGCAGCAGTACTGGCACTTTTCAGTCTAGTGGGTCCAACAGTTGAAAACGCGATACTCGCCCTAGCCGTCTCCTACGTGGTGGGTATCACAGTATCACTAACTTTGGTAAAGGACGTCTTGTCGTCGCGTGGCTGCGGTTTCGAGATGAACGAGGTCGTCGGGTACGCGCTGACGGTCTACACGGGGAGCGTGGCTGGAGCTGTTGTCGCGAGGCTCCAGAGCTACTTACTAGGGTTCATAACGGCCCCCATGGGCGTGGTCGGCAACAGCGTGGCGGGCTACTTCAACGCCGCATACAATTTCCTGGGCGCTATAGGAGCGGTCTACGGGGCTCTGGCAACACCCCTCCTCCCGCTCTTCGTCCACCAGTCGAAGAACGAGGAGGGCTTTAAAGGCATAGTCGAGGCGGTGCTAGCGACCCTCTTCGCCCTCACACTACCGCTATCCCTAATCTCGATCCTGTACTCCGGCGACGTAATCAGGACAGTGTACGGCCCGGAGTATGCTGAAGCAGGCTTCTACTATACAGTAATATCCGTCTCTCTACTCCTATGGCCCTTCAGCGTCGTCGCGGGCAGTGTGATCCAGGCTTACGGTGTCAAGCGGGTGATCCTGCTCTCCAACACGATATCGCTGGTCTCTGGCGTCCTCCTCTACCTAGGTCTGGGCCTAACCCTCGGCGTAGCCGGGCTGGCTATAGCCAGCGCCCTGGCCAGTATACCCGTCTTAGTCTACCAGCTCTCATACCTAGAGGGCTCCGGGTTTAGGATGGAGTACTCGAAGTACCTGAAGACAGCTGTAGCGTCTGTGCTCTCCGTCCTCGCCTCAATCCCCCTAACAATGCTCCTGGCGCTTTCCGTTGCTAGACTCGTACTCGGCTTTACGTTCACGGCCCTCTTCTACAGCGTACTCTTGGCGGCCCTCAACGCACTAAGCGACGTAGAGCTCTCCTTCCTGGTAAGGATCTCCAGGAGCATCCCTGTACTCGGCTGGATACTCGGGGCTTACGTCGTCTTCTATACCAGGCTGAGAGATTTCCTGGCAAGACTACTCTGA
- a CDS encoding thiamine-phosphate kinase encodes MKLGELTERLFIEGVLRNYLGKRPPFSRLGFPDDAVDFLPLAPRIVVSVDASSIASVKLPWRSLGDAAWAIATGAVSDHIAKGSRPAYALVSLGLSPDLDLSEAKAIVRGLSEAFNYYGVSWVGGDTNSSRDPWISVTMIGFTTAKRPPPRSGARPGDAVVVTGRYGAMGYVALRGVEEASRTTWVVEKTRRPLVDVRVGTVIALNYKSIHASMDVSDGLGFTIMEISRLSGVGFRVEKPPLVFKEVYELCEGRLQCLYELSLNGGEEYGVVMTVSKEGLGNVVEDLESYGVEYEVIGEVVEGSGLKLEGVNKVAIYGWDQFGGYVKSA; translated from the coding sequence ATGAAGCTGGGAGAGCTCACGGAGAGGCTCTTCATCGAGGGCGTGCTACGCAATTACCTCGGTAAGAGACCGCCCTTCTCGCGGCTCGGTTTCCCAGACGACGCAGTGGACTTCCTGCCGCTAGCTCCTAGGATCGTAGTCTCAGTCGACGCCTCCTCTATCGCGAGCGTTAAACTCCCTTGGAGGAGCCTCGGGGACGCGGCTTGGGCTATCGCTACGGGGGCTGTTAGCGACCACATCGCCAAGGGCTCGAGACCGGCTTACGCGCTCGTCTCGCTCGGGCTGAGCCCCGACCTGGACCTGTCCGAGGCGAAGGCCATTGTCCGCGGGCTGAGCGAGGCCTTCAACTACTACGGTGTGAGCTGGGTTGGTGGCGACACTAACAGTTCAAGGGACCCCTGGATATCAGTGACGATGATCGGCTTCACTACAGCCAAGAGGCCCCCGCCCAGGAGCGGCGCTAGGCCCGGAGACGCCGTGGTCGTCACGGGGAGGTACGGGGCGATGGGCTACGTAGCCCTTAGAGGTGTAGAGGAGGCCTCGAGAACCACCTGGGTTGTCGAGAAGACGAGGAGGCCCCTCGTGGACGTGAGGGTGGGGACTGTGATCGCCCTCAACTACAAAAGCATCCACGCAAGCATGGACGTGAGCGACGGGCTGGGGTTCACCATCATGGAGATCTCTAGGTTGAGCGGGGTCGGCTTCAGGGTCGAAAAACCGCCTCTAGTCTTCAAGGAGGTCTACGAGCTCTGCGAGGGGAGGCTCCAGTGCTTGTACGAGCTGTCCTTGAACGGGGGAGAGGAGTACGGGGTAGTCATGACCGTGAGCAAGGAGGGTCTCGGCAACGTCGTCGAAGACCTTGAGTCCTACGGCGTGGAGTACGAGGTGATAGGCGAAGTCGTAGAGGGCTCCGGGCTCAAACTAGAAGGGGTCAACAAAGTAGCTATCTACGGCTGGGACCAGTTCGGGGGCTACGTGAAATCCGCCTGA
- a CDS encoding mechanosensitive ion channel domain-containing protein translates to MGVLQWFFTQGLSMLYEATKLGGFLTLKDYAVYVYIIVLLVLGWMIVNAVASLFYAMTLPKYGKSTAAAVRSMIRILGIGGLLAGIAGGVAGGAAGVALGGFIGLVVGFATQNVLSQAVAGMFILLARPFKIGDVVDIAGESEVTVEDIGSMFTVVKRRDGLTVLIPSSMIVAQKIVIRSRAS, encoded by the coding sequence ATGGGCGTCCTCCAGTGGTTCTTCACTCAGGGCCTCAGCATGCTCTACGAGGCCACGAAATTAGGTGGCTTCCTGACTTTAAAGGACTACGCGGTGTACGTCTACATAATAGTGTTGCTGGTGCTCGGTTGGATGATCGTAAACGCTGTGGCCTCGCTCTTCTACGCCATGACACTGCCCAAGTACGGCAAGTCCACGGCAGCAGCCGTGAGGAGCATGATCAGGATACTGGGTATCGGCGGCCTCCTCGCGGGTATAGCCGGTGGTGTGGCAGGCGGGGCGGCCGGGGTGGCCCTTGGAGGCTTCATAGGCTTAGTGGTGGGCTTCGCCACTCAGAACGTGCTGAGCCAGGCCGTGGCGGGCATGTTCATTCTACTGGCGAGGCCGTTCAAGATAGGGGATGTGGTCGACATAGCTGGCGAGAGCGAGGTTACAGTAGAGGACATAGGGTCTATGTTCACAGTCGTTAAGAGGAGGGACGGACTGACAGTCCTAATACCGAGCTCCATGATCGTCGCCCAGAAGATAGTCATAAGGTCTAGAGCCAGCTAG
- a CDS encoding VTT domain-containing protein, giving the protein MPFHRVVDEVFALAERVLRSTGLYGVFFVSLVSNSIPFVALPYLVYIVVYASRFTDFRSLVLIAVVSGIGAGLGKIIIYFIGRGFSSISPASRTVRNWSYLASRHRVAGFFAILFVAITPAPDDVVLIPMGFASYSIALYAIAVFLGKIVHSILAVVYGRTVLNLFEEKLGLPLWLSTLLLIALTVIVVYVVGQVDWVKATELYASRGLATTLKFVLVSVADALVKPFRHLARSVTRVLSFIRSRM; this is encoded by the coding sequence ATGCCCTTCCACAGAGTGGTGGACGAGGTATTCGCGCTCGCCGAGAGAGTGCTGAGGAGTACGGGGCTCTACGGTGTCTTCTTTGTCTCGCTCGTGTCGAACTCTATCCCTTTCGTTGCTCTACCCTACCTGGTGTACATAGTCGTCTACGCCTCGCGGTTCACAGACTTCAGGAGCTTGGTCCTCATAGCGGTCGTCAGCGGGATAGGTGCTGGACTGGGCAAGATCATCATCTACTTTATAGGCAGGGGCTTTAGCAGCATATCGCCCGCCTCGAGGACTGTCAGGAACTGGTCGTACCTGGCCTCCAGGCACAGGGTGGCGGGCTTCTTCGCAATCCTGTTCGTGGCTATTACACCAGCCCCCGACGACGTCGTCTTGATACCGATGGGGTTCGCGTCCTACAGCATTGCTTTGTACGCGATCGCCGTGTTCCTGGGCAAAATAGTCCACTCGATACTGGCCGTCGTCTACGGGAGGACAGTGTTAAACCTGTTCGAGGAGAAACTGGGCCTCCCACTCTGGCTGTCCACACTCCTGCTCATCGCGTTGACGGTCATCGTAGTCTACGTAGTCGGGCAGGTGGACTGGGTCAAAGCGACCGAGTTATACGCTAGCCGCGGTCTGGCCACGACCTTAAAGTTCGTCCTCGTGTCTGTTGCCGACGCCCTCGTAAAGCCCTTTAGGCACCTAGCCAGGTCGGTGACAAGGGTACTAAGCTTTATCAGGAGCAGGATGTAA
- a CDS encoding DUF447 domain-containing protein encodes MMIRLYTGVVYESIASTYVDGAVYHTPLGFRVSGHLLRARLYPETRLYRVVDQVRFVVLNLARNPFYYLASAFKGRVETRLEFVDARCVKAPRLVGAEAYIETLVTGVRPSNGVKVVDLEPLCVDLGEALTPYSRADAALIEMIVYATKVPVLREKGDVEGSSYYTTLFNVVRGIIGRVSDNKLYKDAVEFLGRVVSG; translated from the coding sequence ATGATGATCAGGCTCTACACTGGCGTGGTCTACGAGTCGATCGCCTCGACGTACGTAGACGGCGCGGTCTACCACACGCCCTTAGGGTTCCGGGTCTCCGGCCACCTTTTGAGGGCGAGGCTCTACCCGGAGACGAGGCTCTACAGGGTCGTAGACCAAGTGAGGTTCGTTGTGCTGAACCTGGCTAGGAACCCTTTCTACTACTTGGCCTCCGCTTTCAAGGGCCGCGTCGAGACCCGCCTAGAGTTCGTGGACGCCCGCTGCGTTAAGGCGCCGCGCCTAGTCGGGGCTGAGGCGTATATAGAGACGCTCGTCACCGGTGTACGGCCCTCCAACGGCGTCAAGGTAGTAGACCTCGAGCCTCTATGCGTAGACTTGGGGGAGGCCCTCACCCCCTACTCCAGGGCCGACGCCGCGCTGATCGAGATGATCGTGTACGCGACGAAGGTACCCGTCCTCAGGGAGAAGGGCGACGTGGAGGGCTCGAGCTACTACACCACGCTCTTCAATGTGGTGAGGGGGATAATAGGGAGGGTGTCCGATAACAAGCTGTATAAGGACGCGGTGGAATTCCTCGGTAGAGTGGTGTCGGGATGA